The Acidicapsa acidisoli genome window below encodes:
- a CDS encoding ECF-type sigma factor, whose product MIAAEGRDSFDEQFSLVYEELRRLAAGVLRGEQNGKVTPTTLVHEAWLKLAHSPEIAETSPLHFRRIAARAMRQVLVDAARRRNAARRGSGEMLVTFDEFVPGMNTLSEPRDILALDSALDSLSRISERQAKLVEGRFFGGLDVSELAVLLEVSEATVAREWRSARAWLAVEIRRSLGGESGMAEVETH is encoded by the coding sequence ATGATCGCGGCAGAGGGCAGGGATTCCTTCGACGAACAGTTCAGTCTGGTGTACGAGGAACTGCGCCGGCTCGCGGCGGGTGTGCTGCGAGGCGAACAAAACGGCAAGGTCACGCCGACCACACTCGTCCACGAAGCCTGGTTGAAACTGGCTCACTCGCCGGAGATCGCCGAGACATCGCCGTTGCATTTTCGGCGAATCGCAGCAAGAGCGATGCGCCAGGTGCTCGTCGACGCGGCAAGGCGAAGGAACGCGGCGCGGCGAGGCAGTGGCGAGATGCTGGTGACCTTTGATGAATTCGTGCCCGGCATGAACACCCTTTCCGAGCCCAGGGACATTCTGGCTCTGGATAGCGCGCTTGACAGTCTGAGCCGAATCTCGGAGCGACAGGCGAAGCTGGTGGAGGGGCGCTTCTTCGGCGGACTGGACGTCAGCGAATTGGCCGTGCTTCTTGAGGTTTCCGAGGCCACCGTGGCGCGGGAATGGCGTTCCGCGCGGGCTTGGCTGGCAGTCGAAATACGGCGTTCGCTCGGCGGAGAATCCGGAATGGCCGAAGTGGAAACACATTGA
- a CDS encoding serine/threonine-protein kinase, which translates to MDEARWQAVQEIFSSAVDLPEEEQSSALRAMCGDDQTLLTDVMELLQEDRRGQPLLDAGLDQAARSVLDFGPLPSLIKKQIGPYRLLRLLGEGGMGVVYLAERTDIGGQVAIKLLRDAWLSPMRRQRFRIEQLTLAQLNHPSIARIYNSGTLEDGTPWFVMEYAEGLPLTEYWNEYRRKQNGTVRDCLRIFGRVCAAVQYAHSHAIIHRDLKPSNILVNNSGEVKLLDFGIAKQLNSDDSQDHPTITGLRLMTLAYAAPEQLAGDAVGVYTDVYALGVLLYELLTGRLPHRVHEGDTPAADPVTEKPSVLIRRETPERRAQLSPAERADLDILATKALEPEIERRYATVDALIRDVNALLEGRPLEARPAKWSYTVGKFMRRNRRRLVALAATLVVIAGTIVFYTVRLTRARNAALREAARTLRIQQFTESLFDGGDKAAGPALELRAVELLDRGRHEAESLGGDPEMQADMQATLGDIYQKLGKLDQAEPLLNAALQERTKALGSSDRKVAESKVALGLLRKEQGRLDEAEQLVRSGMSTLQKVDSASGVAYARALVALGSVLETRGKYDEAKDILEAALKLQPSNAEATADTAENLAELANAHFYKGAYDLSESYNRQAFDIYRRLYGEEHPAVAQILNNLGAIETNRGNYVASERYYRHALTITEAWYGADHPETAANLTAIAQQLSYEKRDAEAMVLLQRALVIQKHVNGGMSATVASTLNQLGMVAFDAKQYDAARSYFTQAMDHWRATVGDQHPFIAIAYSNIGSVCLDQKDNACAEKNYREAVRRLDASSKDSVNAVIAHLKLGRSLLRQNRFKDAESETLPAYQYLVKHVAADNGFLRASRKDLAAIYDGLHRVDQAARYRAELKAFPI; encoded by the coding sequence ATGGACGAAGCACGATGGCAGGCTGTGCAGGAAATCTTTTCGAGCGCCGTGGATCTTCCCGAAGAAGAACAGTCTTCCGCGCTGCGCGCAATGTGTGGCGACGATCAAACTCTGCTGACCGATGTAATGGAATTGCTTCAGGAAGATCGGCGCGGTCAACCCCTGCTCGATGCAGGACTGGATCAGGCCGCGAGATCTGTTCTCGACTTTGGCCCGTTGCCTTCGCTGATCAAAAAGCAGATTGGACCGTACCGGCTGCTGCGGCTGCTGGGCGAAGGTGGGATGGGCGTTGTCTATCTCGCCGAGCGCACGGATATCGGCGGACAGGTCGCAATCAAGTTGTTGCGCGATGCCTGGCTTTCGCCCATGCGCCGCCAGCGCTTCCGTATTGAACAGCTCACCCTGGCGCAGTTGAACCATCCCTCCATCGCCCGCATTTATAACTCTGGCACTCTCGAAGATGGCACTCCGTGGTTTGTGATGGAGTATGCCGAAGGACTTCCCCTTACCGAGTATTGGAACGAGTATCGGAGGAAACAGAACGGCACGGTACGCGACTGTCTGCGGATCTTCGGACGAGTCTGCGCAGCCGTTCAGTATGCCCACAGCCATGCCATCATCCACCGCGATCTAAAACCCTCGAACATCCTGGTCAACAACAGCGGCGAAGTGAAGCTGCTGGATTTCGGCATCGCCAAGCAGTTGAACAGTGATGACTCCCAGGATCATCCCACCATTACTGGGCTGCGGCTGATGACCCTCGCCTATGCTGCGCCAGAGCAACTGGCCGGCGATGCGGTGGGCGTCTACACCGACGTATATGCCCTGGGAGTGCTGCTTTACGAACTACTGACAGGACGATTGCCGCATCGCGTCCACGAGGGTGACACCCCTGCGGCAGATCCAGTTACGGAGAAGCCGTCGGTGCTGATTCGGCGAGAAACACCCGAGCGGCGTGCGCAGTTGAGCCCGGCGGAACGGGCAGATCTTGACATACTGGCGACCAAGGCACTCGAGCCGGAGATTGAGCGTCGGTATGCAACGGTGGATGCCTTGATTCGAGATGTAAATGCTCTGCTGGAAGGACGGCCACTCGAAGCAAGGCCCGCCAAGTGGAGTTACACAGTAGGCAAGTTCATGCGGCGAAACCGCCGCAGACTCGTGGCCCTCGCGGCGACTCTGGTAGTGATCGCCGGAACCATCGTCTTCTATACGGTGCGACTCACCAGAGCGCGCAATGCAGCGCTGCGCGAAGCAGCGCGAACGCTGCGGATTCAGCAATTCACTGAGAGCCTGTTCGACGGCGGTGACAAGGCCGCTGGGCCGGCACTGGAACTGCGCGCCGTCGAACTGCTCGATCGAGGCCGCCATGAAGCCGAGAGCCTGGGCGGCGATCCCGAAATGCAGGCCGACATGCAAGCGACACTTGGAGACATCTATCAGAAGCTCGGCAAGTTAGATCAGGCCGAGCCATTGTTGAACGCCGCACTGCAGGAGCGGACAAAGGCGCTCGGTTCAAGTGACCGCAAGGTCGCAGAGAGCAAAGTGGCGCTCGGCCTGCTACGCAAGGAGCAGGGCAGGCTCGACGAGGCGGAGCAGTTGGTAAGGTCCGGGATGTCGACATTGCAGAAGGTCGACTCGGCATCCGGCGTGGCCTATGCGCGCGCGCTGGTCGCTCTGGGCTCGGTGCTGGAGACACGTGGAAAATATGACGAAGCGAAAGACATCCTGGAAGCCGCTCTCAAGCTGCAACCCAGCAACGCGGAAGCAACCGCCGACACGGCGGAAAATCTAGCTGAGTTAGCCAATGCCCACTTTTATAAAGGAGCGTACGACTTATCGGAATCCTACAACCGCCAGGCCTTCGATATATATCGAAGGCTGTATGGTGAGGAGCATCCGGCCGTAGCGCAGATCCTGAATAACCTCGGCGCAATCGAAACCAACCGGGGAAACTATGTTGCTTCCGAACGCTATTACCGGCACGCGCTCACAATCACCGAAGCGTGGTATGGAGCTGACCATCCCGAGACCGCCGCAAACCTGACCGCGATTGCCCAGCAGTTAAGTTACGAGAAGCGCGATGCGGAAGCCATGGTATTGCTCCAGCGAGCGTTGGTGATCCAGAAGCACGTGAACGGCGGGATGAGTGCGACCGTGGCTTCGACATTGAATCAGCTAGGCATGGTAGCCTTCGACGCCAAGCAATATGACGCGGCGCGATCCTACTTCACTCAGGCGATGGATCATTGGAGGGCAACGGTCGGAGACCAGCATCCCTTCATCGCAATTGCCTATTCAAACATCGGCAGCGTATGCCTGGATCAAAAAGACAACGCCTGCGCGGAGAAGAATTATCGGGAAGCTGTTCGCCGCCTGGATGCCTCCTCCAAAGATAGCGTGAATGCCGTCATCGCTCACTTGAAGCTAGGCCGGTCGTTGCTGCGCCAAAATCGGTTCAAGGACGCCGAGAGCGAGACATTGCCTGCCTATCAATATCTCGTAAAGCATGTAGCGGCCGACAACGGATTCCTGCGCGCATCGCGCAAGGACCTTGCAGCGATCTACGATGGACTTCATCGCGTTGATCAAGCAGCGCGTTATCGAGCCGAGCTCAAAGCGTTTCCAATCTAA
- a CDS encoding ATP-binding protein: protein MSQPHTLCLVPCISHGVFFVELRQSFPSQIQPISPFVERLIHFIAKARSLVGSEIGYFDRLDIGIALHEALANAIVHGNQEDPDKRVYVVCRCTTGGEDSITVQDEGQGFDSDAVPDPTAPENLLAKHGRGIYLMKTLMDEVRFEQGGALVYMRKKPNAGQPK from the coding sequence ATGTCTCAACCACACACACTCTGTCTCGTACCTTGCATATCTCATGGCGTTTTCTTTGTTGAGTTGCGTCAGTCTTTCCCGAGTCAAATCCAGCCTATCTCGCCGTTCGTAGAACGGCTCATTCACTTCATTGCAAAGGCTCGAAGCCTGGTGGGGAGTGAGATTGGCTACTTCGACCGCCTGGACATTGGGATAGCGCTGCATGAGGCGCTAGCAAATGCCATAGTGCATGGCAACCAAGAGGACCCTGACAAGCGCGTTTACGTCGTGTGCCGTTGCACTACAGGTGGAGAGGATTCGATCACGGTTCAGGACGAGGGACAAGGGTTTGACAGCGACGCAGTACCGGATCCGACAGCTCCAGAGAACCTGCTCGCAAAGCATGGGCGCGGGATTTATCTCATGAAGACTTTGATGGACGAGGTTCGTTTTGAGCAGGGCGGTGCACTTGTTTATATGCGCAAGAAGCCCAACGCTGGTCAGCCGAAGTGA
- a CDS encoding DUF6950 family protein codes for MRYDDWPSRLHGYVESQQDAKFAYGRFDCGLFAAGCIEAMTGEDFASDLRGYTSGCQAREVCKRLCGSASIPNLAEYIAARHNLKAVPILHAQRGDLAIVKDRRFGIVALNGTEVMVPGRIGVLRFPLTDATKVYRI; via the coding sequence ATGAGATACGACGACTGGCCATCAAGACTTCACGGCTATGTTGAGTCGCAGCAAGACGCAAAGTTTGCTTATGGCCGCTTCGATTGTGGTCTTTTCGCTGCCGGATGTATCGAAGCCATGACCGGCGAAGACTTCGCCTCGGACCTCAGAGGCTACACGAGCGGCTGTCAGGCGAGGGAAGTGTGTAAGCGTCTGTGCGGCTCGGCATCCATCCCCAACCTGGCCGAGTACATAGCAGCTAGACACAACCTCAAGGCCGTTCCCATTCTCCACGCACAGCGCGGCGACCTCGCCATCGTCAAGGATCGACGCTTCGGCATCGTCGCCTTGAATGGCACAGAGGTTATGGTTCCTGGGCGAATTGGTGTTCTCAGGTTCCCGCTTACAGACGCAACAAAGGTTTATCGGATATGA
- a CDS encoding beta strand repeat-containing protein: MSLPSIFAPGHRTRSTVSYGDRLRGVASARLSRFSFLMAANMLLRSWLLLCVVVCALAAPSRMWAQKLEPIPALSFSTTFGQDNPLSQMITVNSTGASFTFTATATTNSGGSWLTLTPSAYGYGVATPYAITVSAKAAVTLADGTYTGQIVVTPTTTTIAPMTIPVTLVVHAATAAYFDQIAGGVTFAELTAGDAPPGQALQVRNAGAGTLAWTASTSTADGGAWLSLSAASGTAPSNLTVNVVPAKFPGAGLVAGTFTGQVLLKTTGDSVTVPITVNVGPNIFRQVNPLRFVKTYAGLNPLSQTITMASTGTQFTFAASVQNSTGGNWLTINPSAYGYGVTTPQAITVGVNPAVTLAAGTYMAEVIVNSEDGHQGFSIPVTMVVNPDTSAYFDDVAGALNYSMETAGDAPPAQEMQIRNAGAGTLAWTAAATTADGGSWLSLSEASGTAPADVSVTVNPKNLPNGGLIAGTFVGQVLLQNATGDVTVPVSYTVGANAFRQVNPLNFSKVFGGANPLPQVITIASTGTNFTFNAVAINSTGGSWLQINPSAYGYGISTPHSITVSVNPAVTLAEGTYSSEVVVTSEDGTQVLNIPVTLTIEAPTATFFDALPGQMSFTMLTKGNPPPPQVLPIRNAGEGTLDWTAAASTSDGGAWLTISATSGAAPSNPTVSVVPANLPGGGLVAGTFSGQILLQLNGSFATVPVSMVVGANVFNQINPLNFTMTYGGANPLPQVITAASTGTNFTFLASVASSTGGNWLTINPSAYGYGISTPEAIVVSANPAVTLAAGTYASEIILTSADGTQTITVPVTLTIAAKTGTYFDSLPGALSFSMLTGGTAPPAQPLRIRNAGAGTLTFTTSISTSDGGAWLTTSLASGTAPNVPQVSVIPSKLPGGGLTAGTFTGQVILETTTDRVTIPVSMVVGASVFRQVNALDFNMTYGGASPLPKLINITSTGAAFTFIASVANSTGGNWLTINPSAYGYGLSTPQNLIVTLNPAVTLAAGTYTAEIIATAAVGSPSMVIPVTLTVNSPTTTYFDDMPGGVSFFQTIGGANPAAQSIPIRNAGTGTLDWSASAITSDGGAWLNLVAASGTAPSSLSVSINSANLPGKGLVAGIFNGQILLKTGGIRETIPVQVVVGANVFKPLAPLTFSKPYDGANPTYQLLNVASTATNFNFYGLGASANGGKWLTINPSAYGYGIPTPESVQIAVAPATTLAPGSYVGEVIFTSSAGDQGMVVPVTLTITSSSATALPTFTPPGGTYTATQTVTIADATRDAAIYYTTDGTTPTTASKVYSAPIAVTTTGTTLKAFAIAPGYPQSAVATAVYTITTPPAATPISTQTIAIADATTGATVYYTTNGTTPTTASTKYTGPIVFSTSATLKFIAVAPNYIPSAVRTVVVTVQ; the protein is encoded by the coding sequence ATGTCATTGCCTTCGATTTTCGCCCCCGGCCACCGCACACGATCCACCGTTTCCTACGGCGATAGGCTCCGCGGCGTCGCCTCGGCACGCTTGTCTCGCTTCAGCTTTCTCATGGCTGCAAACATGCTCCTTCGATCCTGGCTGCTGCTTTGCGTAGTGGTGTGCGCCCTGGCCGCGCCCTCCCGCATGTGGGCGCAAAAGCTCGAGCCGATCCCGGCGCTCAGTTTCAGCACTACTTTTGGCCAGGACAATCCTCTTTCGCAGATGATCACCGTCAATAGCACGGGGGCGAGCTTCACCTTCACCGCGACGGCGACAACCAACTCCGGCGGGAGCTGGCTGACACTCACGCCAAGCGCCTATGGATATGGCGTCGCAACGCCCTATGCGATTACGGTAAGCGCCAAGGCCGCCGTTACGCTGGCAGATGGGACCTATACCGGCCAGATTGTTGTGACTCCGACCACGACTACGATTGCTCCGATGACCATTCCGGTTACGCTGGTGGTCCACGCCGCGACCGCGGCGTATTTCGACCAGATCGCGGGCGGCGTTACCTTCGCCGAACTCACCGCGGGCGATGCGCCTCCTGGTCAGGCATTGCAGGTTAGAAACGCCGGAGCCGGCACGCTTGCCTGGACTGCCTCGACCAGCACCGCTGATGGCGGCGCATGGCTCAGCCTTTCGGCGGCGAGCGGCACCGCGCCCTCCAATCTTACGGTCAATGTGGTTCCCGCCAAGTTTCCTGGAGCCGGCCTGGTCGCCGGTACCTTTACCGGGCAGGTCCTGCTCAAGACTACCGGCGATTCGGTTACAGTTCCCATCACAGTGAATGTGGGTCCCAATATCTTCCGCCAGGTCAATCCATTGCGTTTCGTGAAGACCTATGCGGGGTTGAATCCGCTTTCCCAGACGATCACTATGGCCAGCACCGGCACGCAGTTCACGTTTGCCGCGTCGGTGCAGAACTCCACTGGCGGCAACTGGCTGACTATTAACCCCAGCGCCTATGGATACGGCGTAACCACGCCTCAGGCCATCACGGTGGGCGTGAATCCGGCGGTAACGCTGGCTGCGGGCACGTATATGGCAGAAGTGATTGTGAACTCCGAAGACGGCCATCAGGGCTTCAGCATTCCTGTCACCATGGTGGTGAATCCCGATACGTCTGCGTACTTTGATGACGTTGCGGGCGCTCTGAACTACTCCATGGAGACGGCTGGAGACGCGCCTCCCGCGCAGGAGATGCAGATCAGGAACGCGGGCGCAGGAACGCTGGCCTGGACTGCCGCGGCAACCACGGCCGATGGCGGAAGCTGGCTGAGCCTGTCGGAAGCCAGCGGGACCGCGCCTGCCGATGTTTCCGTTACGGTCAACCCCAAGAATCTGCCCAACGGCGGACTTATCGCTGGAACATTTGTGGGTCAGGTACTGCTACAGAATGCCACCGGCGATGTGACCGTACCGGTGAGTTACACGGTCGGCGCTAATGCGTTTCGACAGGTCAATCCGCTCAACTTCAGCAAGGTTTTTGGGGGCGCGAACCCGTTGCCGCAGGTGATTACCATCGCCAGTACCGGAACGAATTTCACCTTTAATGCCGTGGCCATCAACTCCACCGGCGGAAGCTGGCTGCAGATCAATCCAAGCGCTTACGGCTATGGCATCAGCACACCCCACTCGATTACGGTCAGCGTCAATCCAGCCGTCACGCTGGCGGAGGGAACCTATTCGTCTGAAGTGGTGGTCACATCGGAAGATGGTACCCAGGTGCTCAACATCCCCGTCACGCTGACCATTGAGGCGCCTACCGCGACCTTCTTCGATGCGCTTCCCGGTCAGATGTCCTTCACCATGCTGACGAAAGGCAACCCGCCGCCGCCACAGGTACTGCCGATCCGCAATGCCGGCGAGGGCACGCTGGACTGGACAGCCGCCGCAAGCACTTCCGACGGAGGGGCATGGCTGACAATCTCCGCTACCAGCGGGGCCGCTCCCTCGAACCCGACTGTCAGCGTAGTGCCTGCGAACCTGCCCGGCGGCGGACTGGTCGCGGGGACTTTCAGCGGCCAGATCCTGCTGCAACTCAACGGCAGTTTCGCCACCGTACCGGTCAGCATGGTGGTCGGCGCGAATGTCTTTAACCAGATCAACCCGCTGAACTTCACCATGACTTATGGAGGAGCCAATCCACTGCCGCAGGTCATCACCGCGGCCAGCACGGGAACGAATTTCACCTTCCTCGCGTCGGTAGCCAGCTCCACCGGCGGCAACTGGTTGACTATCAATCCCAGCGCTTACGGCTACGGTATCAGTACTCCGGAAGCCATTGTTGTCAGTGCTAATCCGGCGGTGACACTGGCTGCCGGAACTTACGCCTCGGAGATCATTCTCACCTCGGCAGACGGCACCCAGACCATCACGGTCCCGGTTACGCTGACGATCGCTGCGAAGACCGGGACTTACTTCGACTCGCTTCCCGGTGCGTTGAGCTTCTCCATGCTTACCGGTGGGACTGCCCCGCCAGCACAGCCTCTTCGGATTCGAAACGCCGGCGCCGGCACGCTCACCTTTACGACATCGATCAGCACATCGGACGGAGGCGCATGGCTAACCACTTCCCTGGCCAGCGGTACCGCTCCCAACGTTCCTCAGGTCAGCGTCATTCCTTCCAAACTTCCCGGAGGAGGACTGACCGCCGGCACCTTCACGGGCCAGGTTATTCTTGAAACCACAACGGATCGCGTCACTATTCCGGTCAGCATGGTTGTAGGAGCCTCGGTCTTCCGGCAGGTCAACGCACTTGACTTCAACATGACCTACGGCGGAGCCAGCCCGTTGCCTAAACTCATCAACATCACCAGCACCGGTGCAGCCTTTACCTTCATTGCGTCCGTAGCCAACTCCACGGGTGGCAACTGGCTAACTATTAATCCCAGCGCCTATGGCTATGGCCTCTCCACGCCGCAGAACCTGATTGTTACGCTGAATCCTGCCGTGACTCTGGCTGCCGGAACTTATACGGCGGAGATCATCGCGACTGCCGCTGTGGGCAGTCCGTCGATGGTCATTCCGGTGACGCTCACCGTCAATTCACCAACCACGACTTACTTTGACGACATGCCTGGCGGCGTCAGCTTCTTCCAGACCATAGGCGGAGCGAATCCGGCAGCCCAGAGCATTCCAATTCGCAATGCTGGAACGGGCACTCTGGACTGGTCGGCAAGCGCGATCACCTCGGATGGCGGCGCATGGTTGAATCTAGTGGCTGCCAGCGGGACCGCGCCTTCGAGCCTGTCCGTATCCATCAACTCGGCGAACCTGCCCGGGAAGGGGCTGGTTGCTGGCATCTTCAACGGCCAGATTTTGCTTAAGACTGGAGGCATCCGTGAAACCATTCCGGTGCAGGTCGTGGTGGGCGCCAACGTCTTCAAACCGCTGGCTCCGCTTACCTTCAGCAAGCCATACGACGGCGCGAACCCGACGTACCAGCTACTGAATGTCGCCAGCACCGCAACCAATTTTAACTTCTACGGCCTGGGAGCGAGCGCGAACGGCGGTAAATGGCTCACCATCAATCCCAGTGCTTATGGATACGGCATTCCTACCCCTGAATCGGTTCAGATCGCCGTCGCTCCCGCAACGACCCTGGCTCCCGGCTCCTACGTGGGAGAGGTGATCTTCACCTCAAGCGCAGGCGATCAGGGCATGGTCGTCCCCGTCACCTTGACCATAACCAGTTCTTCGGCCACGGCGCTGCCGACCTTTACCCCGCCAGGAGGCACTTATACCGCCACGCAAACTGTGACGATCGCGGATGCAACCCGCGACGCGGCCATCTACTACACGACAGACGGCACGACGCCCACGACTGCCTCGAAGGTCTACAGCGCGCCGATCGCTGTGACCACGACGGGCACGACTCTCAAGGCATTCGCGATCGCGCCTGGCTATCCTCAATCCGCGGTAGCGACCGCGGTCTACACAATTACCACACCGCCCGCGGCTACGCCGATTTCTACGCAGACAATCGCGATTGCCGACGCTACCACGGGAGCGACTGTGTATTACACCACCAACGGCACTACGCCCACCACGGCTTCCACCAAGTACACCGGGCCCATCGTCTTTTCCACCAGCGCGACGCTCAAATTCATTGCTGTCGCACCCAACTACATCCCGTCAGCGGTTCGCACCGTCGTCGTCACGGTCCAATAA
- a CDS encoding fibronectin type III domain-containing protein — translation MNLPRENGGFGLQYGTDINTAQLIAASNICDEVVTLAEGGTVPRYTCNGSIQVSRGRGSILQDLLLSCAGRISFSGGQYSIFPGAWVTPSESFTASDFVGPVEFKVLLSSRDVANGAKGVYTSPANNWNEADIPPYTQDTLHGYTTNQYLTQDNNEALYLTQNLPFTTDPATAQRILKIYMMRTRFQYRVTVRLSMKAFVCTPLDVITLTNPKYGWNNTTFEVLSATMINESNSDNPRLYMQLDLALTDPSIYDWSTSEELSATGYIQPDNTGGTHTATQPNSLTLYSGPGETVGGTTYPSTILSTASGINRNSLLVTWVQPNDIFVTSAGHIEIQYQLNGSSTWIDAGKVSGNATSFTIPNVTEGSEYNVQIRSVNMVGTTSAWVSAGPETISAATSNIAVSAIAG, via the coding sequence TTGAACCTTCCCCGTGAGAACGGCGGATTCGGGCTCCAGTACGGCACAGACATCAACACAGCTCAACTGATCGCCGCTTCGAACATCTGTGATGAGGTTGTAACTCTGGCCGAAGGCGGTACCGTACCTCGCTACACCTGCAACGGCTCTATCCAGGTATCACGAGGGCGCGGCTCAATCCTGCAAGACTTGCTCTTGTCGTGCGCTGGCCGCATCAGCTTCAGCGGCGGGCAATACTCGATATTCCCCGGTGCGTGGGTCACTCCGTCTGAGAGTTTCACCGCTTCTGATTTTGTTGGACCGGTTGAATTCAAGGTATTGCTGTCTTCGCGCGACGTTGCCAACGGAGCCAAGGGCGTCTACACCAGTCCAGCCAACAACTGGAATGAGGCGGATATTCCGCCTTACACCCAGGACACGCTGCATGGGTATACGACGAATCAGTACCTGACTCAAGACAACAACGAAGCTCTGTACCTGACTCAGAACCTTCCATTCACGACAGACCCGGCGACAGCGCAACGCATTCTCAAGATCTACATGATGCGGACGCGGTTCCAATACCGCGTAACGGTCAGGCTTTCGATGAAGGCTTTTGTCTGCACACCGTTGGACGTAATCACGCTCACTAACCCAAAGTACGGGTGGAACAACACAACGTTTGAAGTGTTGAGCGCGACCATGATCAATGAGTCGAACTCGGACAATCCACGCCTGTACATGCAGCTTGACCTTGCTCTGACAGACCCGTCCATTTACGACTGGTCGACTTCTGAGGAATTGAGCGCAACTGGATACATTCAGCCTGACAACACGGGCGGGACGCATACGGCCACGCAGCCGAATTCACTGACCTTGTATTCCGGTCCAGGCGAGACGGTTGGAGGCACGACGTATCCCAGCACCATCCTATCGACGGCCAGCGGCATCAACAGAAACAGTCTGTTGGTAACCTGGGTTCAGCCGAATGACATCTTTGTCACGAGCGCGGGGCACATTGAAATCCAATATCAGTTGAACGGTTCATCCACATGGATTGACGCTGGTAAAGTCTCCGGGAACGCCACCAGCTTCACCATCCCAAACGTGACCGAAGGCTCCGAATACAACGTACAGATACGTTCGGTGAACATGGTTGGGACCACCAGCGCGTGGGTTAGCGCCGGGCCTGAGACTATCTCTGCAGCCACGTCCAACATAGCTGTCTCGGCTATCGCGGGTTGA
- a CDS encoding SRPBCC family protein, giving the protein MATSSHKITIDVPQDRVFKALSTVEGLKSWYTPTIEGAAGKNHEVVFTFAGKEPFRWKFIDLKPNSLVRWECIDGPGDAVGTRVTFAVSGKGNQSSVVECDHEGWPDGHSEFTKCNTLWGILMGHLNKYAESGLPDPAFN; this is encoded by the coding sequence ATGGCAACTTCCTCGCACAAGATAACAATCGACGTTCCTCAAGACCGGGTCTTCAAAGCCCTCTCGACAGTTGAGGGCCTCAAGAGCTGGTACACCCCAACAATCGAAGGCGCAGCGGGAAAAAATCACGAGGTCGTTTTCACCTTTGCCGGAAAAGAACCGTTTCGCTGGAAGTTCATCGACCTCAAACCGAACTCACTCGTTCGTTGGGAGTGCATCGACGGTCCCGGAGACGCAGTCGGCACCAGGGTTACATTTGCTGTGTCCGGTAAAGGCAATCAGAGTTCTGTCGTGGAGTGCGATCACGAGGGCTGGCCCGATGGGCATAGCGAGTTCACGAAGTGCAACACTCTATGGGGCATCCTCATGGGACACCTGAATAAGTACGCGGAGTCGGGCCTCCCTGATCCCGCATTCAACTAA